A window of the Amycolatopsis solani genome harbors these coding sequences:
- a CDS encoding RICIN domain-containing protein: MSTSKLRKRWAALFAACSLLVLGQQALTAPAAEAAATFTDDFNGPAGSAVDGSKWQLETGDNVNNHERQYYTSGTSNAQLDGQGHLVITAKKENPGNYNCWYGRCEYTSARMNTAGKFSQAYGHFETRMKLPRGQGMWPAFWMLGGGNWPTDGEIDIMENVGFEPNTVHGTIHGPGYSGSGGIGAAYNGPNFSDDFHTYAIDWAPNQIKWYVDGNLYQTRTPSDLNGNRWVYDHGFFLILNLAVGGYWPGDPNSSTQFPQQLVVDYVHVTNTSGGGSGRTGTITGIGGKCVDVAGANSANGTPIQITDCNGNAAQSWTIGTDGTIRAYGKCMDVAAAGTADGTPVQLYDCNGTGAQQWVVTGARDIVNPNANKCLDATGNSSANGTRLQIWTCGGGANQKWTTP; this comes from the coding sequence ATGTCCACCTCAAAACTCCGCAAGAGATGGGCGGCGCTCTTCGCCGCCTGTTCGCTGCTCGTCCTCGGCCAGCAGGCGCTGACCGCGCCGGCCGCCGAAGCCGCGGCCACCTTCACCGATGACTTCAACGGGCCCGCCGGGTCCGCCGTCGACGGGTCGAAGTGGCAGCTCGAGACCGGCGACAACGTCAACAACCACGAGCGGCAGTACTACACCTCCGGCACGAGCAACGCCCAGCTCGACGGGCAGGGCCACCTCGTCATCACCGCCAAGAAAGAAAATCCCGGCAACTACAACTGCTGGTACGGCCGCTGCGAGTACACCTCCGCGCGGATGAACACCGCCGGCAAGTTCAGCCAGGCCTACGGCCACTTCGAAACGCGCATGAAACTCCCGCGCGGACAGGGCATGTGGCCCGCGTTCTGGATGCTCGGCGGCGGCAACTGGCCCACCGACGGCGAAATCGACATCATGGAGAACGTCGGTTTCGAGCCGAACACCGTGCACGGCACCATCCACGGGCCCGGCTACTCCGGCTCCGGCGGCATCGGCGCGGCCTACAACGGCCCGAACTTCTCCGACGACTTCCACACCTACGCCATCGACTGGGCACCCAACCAGATCAAGTGGTACGTCGACGGGAACCTCTACCAGACGCGCACGCCGTCGGACCTCAACGGCAACCGCTGGGTCTACGACCACGGCTTCTTCCTCATCCTGAACCTCGCGGTCGGCGGGTACTGGCCCGGCGATCCCAACAGCAGCACGCAGTTCCCGCAGCAGCTCGTCGTCGACTACGTGCACGTCACCAACACCTCGGGCGGCGGCAGCGGCCGGACCGGCACCATCACCGGCATCGGCGGCAAGTGCGTCGACGTCGCCGGCGCGAACAGCGCCAACGGGACGCCGATCCAGATCACCGACTGCAACGGCAACGCCGCACAGAGCTGGACCATCGGCACCGACGGCACCATCCGCGCCTACGGCAAGTGCATGGACGTCGCCGCCGCGGGCACCGCGGACGGGACGCCGGTGCAGCTCTACGACTGCAACGGAACCGGCGCCCAGCAATGGGTCGTCACCGGGGCGCGCGACATCGTGAACCCCAACGCGAACAAGTGCCTCGACGCGACGGGCAACAGCTCCGCGAACGGCACCCGCCTGCAGATCTGGACCTGCGGCGGCGGCGCCAACCAGAAGTGGACAACGCCCTGA
- a CDS encoding ROK family transcriptional regulator: MASKRTTVRDLRRHNRSLLLSKLYFDGPLSRHELSQLTGLSAATVSNVTAELGEERLITEAGQVESDGGRPRVLLRVDPAYGHVVGVDIGETGVKVELFDLSMRRLATVEHPLPKAPDAATAVEQVTSGLREVFATAGIDESGVLGVGIGVPGTVEQGARVLVHAPTVGWDAVPLVSLLRDAGVGLPLFVDNGAKTQGQAEMWFGAGRGARHAVIALIGSGVGAAVVTDGTTYRGSTSSAGEWGHTTIAYGGQECRCGALGCLEAYIGAGGVLARYRKARGKDVPGEDEQAQFTALLEAAPRSKTAARVLDETAGYLGAGIANLINLFNPERIVIGGWAGLALGEQLLPRIRAAAGEHALRHPFSQTSIQLGSLGLDAVATGAATLPVADLLEQGATSRLAKPAASGAPDSDAA, encoded by the coding sequence ATGGCGAGCAAGCGCACCACCGTCCGCGATCTGCGACGGCACAACCGTTCCCTGCTGCTGTCGAAACTGTACTTCGACGGCCCGCTGTCGCGGCACGAACTGAGCCAGCTCACCGGATTGAGCGCCGCCACGGTCAGCAACGTGACGGCGGAACTGGGCGAAGAACGGCTCATCACGGAGGCGGGCCAGGTCGAGTCCGACGGCGGCCGCCCGCGCGTGCTGCTGCGCGTCGACCCGGCGTACGGCCACGTGGTGGGCGTCGACATCGGCGAAACCGGCGTCAAGGTGGAGCTGTTCGACCTGTCGATGCGCCGGCTGGCGACGGTGGAGCACCCGCTCCCGAAGGCCCCGGACGCGGCGACGGCGGTCGAGCAGGTGACGTCCGGCCTGCGCGAGGTGTTCGCGACGGCGGGCATCGACGAATCGGGCGTACTGGGCGTGGGCATCGGCGTCCCGGGCACGGTCGAGCAGGGCGCGCGGGTGCTGGTGCACGCGCCGACGGTGGGCTGGGACGCGGTCCCGCTGGTGTCCCTGCTGCGCGACGCCGGCGTCGGGCTCCCGCTGTTCGTGGACAACGGCGCGAAGACGCAGGGCCAGGCGGAGATGTGGTTCGGCGCGGGCCGCGGCGCCCGCCACGCGGTCATCGCCCTGATCGGCTCGGGCGTCGGAGCGGCGGTGGTGACGGACGGAACGACCTACCGCGGCTCGACGAGCAGCGCGGGCGAGTGGGGCCACACGACGATCGCGTACGGCGGCCAGGAGTGCCGCTGCGGCGCCCTCGGTTGCTTGGAGGCGTACATCGGCGCCGGCGGGGTGCTGGCGCGGTACCGGAAGGCGCGCGGCAAGGACGTCCCGGGCGAGGACGAGCAGGCCCAGTTCACGGCACTGCTGGAGGCGGCACCGCGCTCGAAGACGGCGGCCCGCGTCCTCGACGAGACGGCGGGCTACCTGGGCGCGGGGATCGCGAACTTGATCAACTTGTTCAACCCCGAGCGGATAGTGATCGGCGGGTGGGCGGGGTTGGCGCTGGGCGAGCAGCTGCTCCCGCGGATCCGAGCGGCGGCCGGGGAGCACGCACTGCGGCACCCGTTCAGCCAGACGTCGATCCAGCTGGGGTCACTGGGCCTGGACGCGGTGGCCACGGGAGCGGCGACGTTACCGGTGGCGGACCTGCTGGAGCAGGGCGCAACGTCCCGGCTGGCGAAGCCGGCGGCGTCGGGCGCCCCGGACTCCGACGCGGCCTGA
- a CDS encoding ROK family transcriptional regulator yields the protein MTQVVRQTTRDLRRHNRAALLSSLYLRGPVSRLELVAESGLSAATVTNVVSELIADGVVAEAGSVESDGGRPRTLLAVRPDFGHVVGVDVGETHVEVGLFDCALGTLGTVRHPLVGTRLDPDEVAGLVRTGIAEVLEGGEPDAVFGVGIGVPGAVRDGGIVHAPTLGWRGVAFGDLIHPYIQAPLHLDNRARTLGQAETWRGAGRGAERAIVALLGVGVGAAVATAGRSHPGITTSEWGHTVVKAGGAPCRCGSHGCLEAYVGTEAVVRHYAARVGKQPVIGDESDAELAHIVAAAEEGGPAAEVLAETGEYLGIGIANLINLLSPDRVVLAGSAGAIMGPAILPAVRDAVGRHALDYLAGRTEVVLGRLGPEAVALGAATLPIAQLLASGGRTG from the coding sequence GTGACCCAGGTGGTGCGTCAGACAACCCGAGACCTCCGACGGCACAACCGCGCGGCGCTGCTCTCCTCCCTCTACCTCCGCGGCCCGGTCAGCAGACTGGAACTGGTAGCTGAATCGGGACTTTCGGCCGCCACCGTTACCAACGTCGTCTCCGAACTGATCGCCGACGGCGTCGTCGCCGAGGCCGGCTCGGTCGAATCGGACGGCGGGCGGCCGCGGACGCTGCTGGCCGTGCGGCCCGACTTCGGCCACGTCGTGGGCGTCGACGTCGGCGAAACCCACGTCGAGGTCGGCCTCTTCGACTGCGCGCTCGGCACCCTCGGCACGGTGCGCCACCCGCTCGTCGGCACCCGGCTCGACCCGGACGAAGTGGCCGGGCTGGTGCGCACGGGCATCGCCGAAGTTCTCGAAGGGGGCGAACCGGACGCGGTGTTCGGCGTCGGCATCGGCGTGCCCGGCGCGGTCCGCGACGGCGGGATCGTGCACGCGCCCACCCTCGGCTGGCGCGGCGTGGCCTTCGGCGACCTGATCCACCCGTACATCCAGGCGCCCCTGCACCTCGACAACCGAGCTCGCACCCTGGGCCAGGCCGAGACCTGGCGCGGGGCCGGCCGGGGTGCCGAACGCGCCATCGTCGCCCTGCTCGGCGTCGGGGTCGGGGCCGCCGTCGCAACGGCCGGGCGGTCGCACCCCGGCATCACGACCAGCGAGTGGGGCCACACCGTCGTCAAGGCCGGCGGCGCGCCCTGCCGCTGCGGTTCGCACGGCTGCCTGGAGGCCTACGTCGGCACCGAGGCCGTCGTCCGGCACTACGCTGCCAGAGTCGGCAAGCAACCGGTCATCGGGGACGAAAGCGACGCCGAGCTCGCGCACATCGTGGCCGCGGCCGAAGAGGGCGGCCCCGCGGCCGAGGTCCTCGCCGAAACCGGCGAATACCTGGGGATCGGCATCGCCAACCTGATCAACCTGCTCAGCCCGGACCGGGTGGTGCTCGCCGGTTCGGCGGGCGCGATCATGGGTCCGGCGATCCTGCCCGCCGTCCGCGACGCCGTCGGCCGCCACGCGCTCGACTACCTCGCCGGGCGCACCGAGGTCGTCCTCGGCAGGCTCGGGCCCGAGGCGGTCGCGCTCGGCGCGGCGACGCTGCCCATCGCCCAGCTGCTCGCCAGCGGGGGCCGGACCGGCTGA
- a CDS encoding ABC transporter substrate-binding protein, which translates to MRVKRSIVAALVAVMAVAGLTACGGSGSSNAAQGNPDAVLNVGKPDGPQSENNNPFLETSALSNMGYRWMIYEPLAMHNRVKPQEPGKPWLATKWDWSDNYKKLVLTIRDGVKFSDGQPMTAEDVAYTFQLLRDNKALNVDAVPYKDIAAAGNQVTLGFESSQFVNQLKVLQTLVVPKHVWQGIKDPALDTVKNPIGTGPYTLKSATPQTMIVVRRDGYWQEAPKVKEIRYTSYTDNNAQVNALVNGASEWSFVFIPNYKAVYTSKDPQHYKLWFPAQLAVHGLWFNTEKAPWNDAKLRQAVSKVINRDDIFNQGEAGYFYPKNDQVTGIPTPAGDPFIAPQYKGQTVKVDVPGAKALLTGAGYKFNGDKLADPSGKPVTIKLTVPSGWSDYITDLEIIKDNLSQIGITATVEKMNQDAWIKSVDTGDFEGLMHWTNDGATPYDMYRDVMDGTRYKPTGQGGINGNYGRFKNDEATNALATYANAEDDAARTAAMATLQKIMIDQQPMIPTSAANSGGEYSTKNWTGWPDEANPYAPAQPTLRNALDIVLHLKPSA; encoded by the coding sequence ATGCGAGTCAAGCGCTCCATCGTCGCAGCGCTAGTAGCCGTCATGGCCGTGGCCGGCCTGACCGCGTGCGGGGGCAGCGGCAGCTCGAACGCCGCCCAGGGCAACCCGGACGCCGTGCTCAACGTCGGCAAGCCCGACGGCCCGCAGTCGGAGAACAACAACCCGTTCCTCGAGACGTCCGCGCTGTCCAACATGGGCTACCGCTGGATGATCTACGAGCCCTTGGCCATGCACAACCGCGTCAAGCCGCAGGAGCCCGGCAAGCCCTGGCTGGCGACGAAGTGGGACTGGTCGGACAACTACAAGAAGCTCGTCCTGACCATCCGCGACGGCGTCAAGTTCTCCGACGGCCAGCCGATGACCGCCGAAGACGTCGCCTACACCTTCCAGCTGCTGCGCGACAACAAGGCGCTGAACGTCGACGCCGTGCCGTACAAGGACATCGCCGCGGCCGGCAACCAGGTGACGCTGGGCTTCGAGAGCTCGCAGTTCGTCAACCAGCTCAAGGTCCTGCAGACCCTCGTCGTGCCCAAGCACGTCTGGCAGGGCATCAAGGACCCGGCGCTCGACACCGTGAAGAACCCGATCGGCACCGGCCCGTACACGCTGAAGTCGGCCACGCCGCAGACGATGATCGTCGTCCGCCGCGACGGCTACTGGCAGGAAGCGCCGAAGGTCAAGGAGATCCGCTACACCTCCTACACCGACAACAACGCGCAGGTGAACGCGCTGGTCAACGGCGCTTCGGAGTGGAGTTTCGTCTTCATCCCGAACTACAAGGCGGTCTACACCAGCAAGGACCCGCAGCACTACAAGCTGTGGTTCCCCGCGCAGCTGGCCGTGCACGGCCTGTGGTTCAACACCGAGAAGGCGCCGTGGAACGACGCGAAGCTGCGCCAGGCGGTCAGCAAGGTGATCAACCGCGACGACATCTTCAACCAGGGTGAGGCCGGCTACTTCTACCCGAAGAACGACCAGGTCACCGGGATCCCGACGCCGGCGGGCGACCCGTTCATCGCGCCGCAGTACAAGGGCCAGACGGTCAAGGTCGACGTCCCGGGCGCCAAGGCACTGCTGACCGGCGCGGGCTACAAGTTCAACGGTGACAAGCTGGCCGACCCGAGCGGCAAGCCGGTCACGATCAAGCTCACCGTCCCGTCCGGCTGGTCGGACTACATCACCGACCTGGAGATCATCAAGGACAACCTCTCGCAGATCGGCATCACCGCCACGGTCGAGAAGATGAACCAGGACGCGTGGATCAAGTCGGTCGACACCGGTGACTTCGAAGGCCTGATGCACTGGACCAACGACGGTGCGACGCCGTACGACATGTACCGCGACGTCATGGACGGCACCCGCTACAAGCCGACCGGCCAGGGTGGCATCAACGGCAACTACGGCCGCTTCAAGAACGACGAGGCGACGAACGCGCTCGCGACCTACGCCAACGCCGAGGACGACGCCGCTCGCACCGCCGCGATGGCGACGCTGCAGAAGATCATGATCGACCAGCAGCCGATGATCCCGACCTCGGCGGCCAACTCCGGCGGCGAGTACAGCACGAAGAACTGGACGGGCTGGCCGGACGAGGCCAACCCCTACGCGCCGGCCCAGCCGACGCTGCGCAACGCGCTCGACATCGTCCTGCACCTGAAGCCGTCGGCCTGA
- a CDS encoding ABC transporter ATP-binding protein — translation MTTEQSPSDPVAVGSEGDLPVVLEAAGLTKHFPLRRKGRAALTGPKRAIQAVDDVTLTLRRGRVTALVGESGSGKSTVARLLAGLYPRTGGDIRLHGEEVNVKHGKAFRAYARQVQMIFQDPFASLNPVHTVRYHLTRALKIHGRAGDDLEKALHELLSRVQLTPPERYIDKFPHELSGGQRQRVAIARALGADPEALLADEPVSMLDVSIRLGVLNLLRDLKERLHLAILYITHDIASARYFADETMVMYAGRMVEGGDSETITQRPAHPYTRLLIDSAPDPDRIAGGGEPGETPAERGSGEPPSLIDPPSGCRFHPRCPVAMERCKTDLPPRFDVDDAPGHWAACWLYDGAAR, via the coding sequence GTGACGACCGAGCAGTCCCCCTCCGACCCCGTCGCCGTCGGGTCGGAGGGGGACCTCCCCGTGGTCCTCGAGGCGGCGGGGCTCACCAAGCACTTCCCCCTGCGTCGCAAGGGCCGCGCGGCCCTGACCGGTCCCAAGCGCGCCATCCAGGCCGTCGACGACGTGACCCTGACGCTGCGGCGGGGCCGGGTCACCGCGCTGGTCGGCGAGTCCGGCTCCGGCAAGTCGACGGTCGCGCGCCTGCTCGCGGGGCTCTACCCGCGCACCGGCGGCGACATCCGGCTGCACGGCGAAGAGGTGAACGTCAAGCACGGCAAGGCGTTCCGCGCCTACGCCCGGCAGGTCCAGATGATCTTCCAGGACCCGTTCGCCTCGCTGAACCCGGTGCACACCGTGCGGTACCACCTGACGCGGGCGCTGAAGATCCACGGCCGGGCGGGTGACGACCTCGAGAAGGCGTTGCACGAACTGCTTTCCCGCGTCCAGCTGACCCCGCCCGAGCGGTACATCGACAAGTTCCCGCACGAACTGTCCGGTGGCCAGCGCCAGCGCGTGGCGATCGCGCGGGCGCTCGGCGCCGACCCCGAAGCCCTGCTGGCCGACGAGCCGGTGTCCATGTTGGACGTCTCCATCCGGCTCGGCGTGCTGAACCTGCTGCGGGACCTCAAGGAACGCCTGCACCTGGCGATCCTGTACATCACGCACGACATCGCGTCGGCGCGCTACTTCGCCGACGAGACGATGGTGATGTACGCGGGCCGGATGGTCGAAGGCGGCGACAGCGAGACCATCACGCAACGGCCGGCGCACCCCTACACGCGGCTGCTCATCGACTCCGCGCCCGATCCCGACCGGATCGCGGGCGGGGGCGAGCCCGGGGAGACGCCCGCCGAGCGCGGGTCCGGCGAGCCGCCGAGCCTGATCGACCCGCCGTCCGGCTGCCGGTTCCACCCGCGCTGCCCGGTGGCGATGGAGCGGTGCAAGACCGACCTGCCACCGCGGTTCGACGTCGACGACGCACCCGGCCACTGGGCCGCGTGCTGGCTGTACGACGGAGCCGCCCGATGA
- a CDS encoding ABC transporter permease — MRFLLQRLVFYVFTAWAAVTINFFIPRLIPGDPVQSLIAKNQGMLSADAIQSLYVLFGLDKNESLISQYFDYWGQLFRGDLGVSFTFFPSPVSELLGDSLPWTIILVGITTIVGFAIGTGLGVVAGWKRGSWVDGLLPVTTFLSSIPYFWLGLIALTLLAGPGSFFPSSGGYDPGTIPGWDGTFIGSAIQHSLLPALTILISSMGSWILGMRNMMVTVASEDYVTVAHAKGLPERRVMVGYAARNALLPSVSGFALALGFIVGGTLLVEIVFSYPGVGFQLFQAVGSQDYPLMQGIFLIITLSVLVANLFADVAYLALDPRTRKEG, encoded by the coding sequence ATGAGGTTCCTGCTGCAACGGCTGGTCTTCTACGTCTTCACGGCGTGGGCCGCCGTCACCATCAACTTCTTCATCCCGCGGCTGATCCCGGGCGACCCGGTGCAGTCGCTCATCGCGAAGAACCAGGGCATGCTCAGCGCGGACGCGATCCAGTCGCTGTACGTCCTGTTCGGACTCGACAAGAACGAAAGCCTGATCTCCCAGTACTTCGACTACTGGGGCCAGCTGTTCCGCGGCGACCTCGGGGTTTCGTTCACGTTCTTCCCGAGCCCGGTGTCCGAGCTGCTCGGCGACAGCCTGCCGTGGACGATCATCCTGGTCGGCATCACCACGATCGTCGGCTTCGCCATCGGCACCGGCCTCGGCGTGGTCGCCGGCTGGAAGCGCGGCTCGTGGGTCGACGGCCTGCTGCCGGTGACGACGTTCCTGTCGTCGATCCCGTACTTCTGGCTCGGCCTGATCGCGCTGACGCTGCTGGCCGGCCCCGGGAGCTTCTTCCCGTCGTCCGGCGGCTACGACCCGGGCACGATCCCGGGCTGGGACGGCACGTTCATCGGCAGCGCGATCCAGCACAGCCTGCTGCCCGCCCTCACCATCCTGATCAGCTCGATGGGCAGCTGGATCCTGGGCATGCGCAACATGATGGTCACCGTCGCTTCCGAGGACTACGTGACGGTGGCGCACGCCAAGGGCCTGCCCGAGCGCCGGGTGATGGTCGGGTACGCGGCGCGCAACGCGCTGCTGCCGAGCGTGTCCGGGTTCGCGCTGGCGCTGGGCTTCATCGTCGGCGGGACGCTGCTGGTGGAGATCGTCTTCTCCTACCCGGGCGTCGGGTTCCAGCTGTTCCAGGCGGTCGGTTCGCAGGACTACCCGCTGATGCAGGGGATCTTCCTGATCATCACGCTGTCGGTGCTCGTGGCGAACCTGTTCGCCGACGTCGCTTACCTCGCGCTCGACCCGCGCACCCGGAAGGAGGGCTGA
- a CDS encoding ABC transporter permease, which translates to MAVPAADVKAAQALPVDAIAGRAKRRRFRFLTGGKTGTGLAVIVFFLVLAVVGEWIAPYDPSARSSDLLEAPSGRHWFGTTHLGQDIFSQVVVGTRSVMLVGLAAGVVATILAVVVGVASGYLGGNTGEGLSALSNVFLVIPALPLIIIIGSAVPTGGDILVAVIIGFTSWAWGARVLRAQTLSLRGREYVEAARATGESTWRIIFFEILPNLTAVIASSFVGTVIFAVMSEITLAFVGVSGLSNWNWGTILFWAQSQQALAQGAWWWFVPAGLAIAILGTALSLLNFGIDEFVSPRLRGSGKARVRGADGKTHRMRVGFTPVLGREEKP; encoded by the coding sequence ATGGCCGTACCCGCGGCGGACGTCAAAGCCGCCCAGGCCCTCCCCGTCGACGCGATCGCCGGCCGGGCGAAGCGGCGCCGGTTCCGGTTCCTGACCGGCGGCAAGACCGGCACCGGACTGGCCGTCATCGTCTTCTTCCTGGTGCTCGCGGTCGTCGGCGAGTGGATCGCGCCGTACGACCCGTCGGCGCGCAGCAGCGATCTGCTGGAAGCGCCGTCCGGACGGCACTGGTTCGGCACCACCCACCTCGGCCAGGACATCTTCAGCCAGGTCGTGGTCGGCACCCGCAGCGTCATGCTGGTGGGGCTGGCCGCCGGGGTGGTGGCGACGATCCTCGCCGTCGTCGTCGGCGTGGCCTCCGGCTACCTCGGCGGCAACACCGGCGAAGGCCTCTCCGCACTGTCCAATGTGTTCCTGGTGATCCCGGCGCTGCCGCTGATCATCATCATCGGCAGCGCGGTGCCCACCGGCGGCGACATCCTGGTGGCGGTGATCATCGGGTTCACGTCGTGGGCGTGGGGCGCGCGGGTGCTCAGAGCGCAGACGTTGTCTTTGCGCGGCCGGGAATACGTCGAAGCCGCGCGGGCGACCGGTGAGTCGACGTGGCGGATCATCTTCTTCGAGATCCTGCCGAACCTGACCGCGGTGATCGCATCCAGCTTCGTCGGCACGGTGATCTTCGCCGTGATGTCCGAGATCACGCTGGCGTTCGTCGGCGTCTCGGGACTGTCCAACTGGAACTGGGGCACGATCCTGTTCTGGGCGCAGAGCCAGCAGGCCCTCGCGCAGGGCGCGTGGTGGTGGTTCGTGCCGGCCGGGCTGGCGATCGCGATCCTCGGCACCGCGCTGTCCCTGCTCAACTTCGGCATCGACGAGTTCGTCAGCCCGCGCCTGCGCGGCAGCGGCAAAGCGCGCGTGCGCGGCGCCGACGGGAAGACGCACCGCATGCGAGTGGGCTTCACGCCCGTGCTCGGGCGAGAGGAAAAGCCATGA
- a CDS encoding ABC transporter ATP-binding protein produces MMDPVLEIKGLDVDYGVGDEALRAVRDVHLTLHRGEVLGLAGESGSGKSTLAYGLTRLLAPPGVIRGGEVIYHPADGEPYDVLKLTDKQLRGFRWAETSIVFQGAMNSLNPVHKVVTQLVDVIKAHEPGTSRPGRVARARDLLRLVGISADRLEAYPHQLSGGMRQRVMIAMALALEPRIVIMDEPTTALDVVMQRQILGQLVELRERLGFSVLFITHDLSLLVEFSDRIAIMYGGRIVEQAPAADLYRDALHPYSHGLLNSFPALRGPRRELAGIPGSPPDTRGMPSGCAFHPRCPKAFEPCPDRVPLLSTPGDPAREVACWLHPVGSP; encoded by the coding sequence ATGATGGACCCGGTACTGGAGATCAAGGGCCTCGACGTCGACTACGGCGTCGGCGACGAGGCCTTGCGGGCGGTCCGGGACGTGCACCTGACGCTGCACCGCGGCGAAGTCCTCGGCCTGGCCGGGGAAAGCGGCAGCGGGAAGTCCACTTTGGCCTACGGGCTGACGCGGCTGCTCGCCCCGCCGGGTGTCATCCGCGGCGGCGAGGTGATCTACCACCCGGCCGACGGCGAGCCCTACGACGTGCTGAAGCTGACCGACAAGCAGCTGCGCGGCTTCCGCTGGGCGGAGACGTCGATCGTGTTCCAAGGCGCGATGAACTCGCTCAACCCGGTGCACAAGGTCGTCACGCAGCTCGTCGACGTCATCAAGGCGCACGAGCCGGGCACGAGCCGCCCGGGCCGGGTGGCCCGGGCGCGCGACCTGCTCCGGCTGGTCGGGATCTCGGCCGACCGCCTGGAGGCGTACCCGCACCAGCTCTCCGGCGGCATGCGGCAGCGCGTGATGATCGCGATGGCGCTCGCGCTCGAGCCGCGGATCGTCATCATGGACGAGCCGACGACCGCGCTCGACGTCGTGATGCAGCGGCAGATCCTCGGTCAGCTGGTGGAACTGCGCGAGCGGCTGGGCTTCTCGGTCCTGTTCATCACGCACGACCTGTCGCTGCTCGTGGAGTTCTCGGACCGGATCGCGATCATGTACGGCGGCCGGATCGTCGAGCAGGCGCCGGCCGCGGACCTCTACCGGGACGCGCTGCACCCGTACAGCCACGGCCTGCTGAACTCGTTCCCCGCGCTGCGGGGTCCGCGGCGCGAGCTGGCCGGAATCCCCGGTTCGCCACCGGACACGCGCGGGATGCCGTCCGGGTGCGCGTTCCACCCGCGCTGCCCCAAGGCATTCGAGCCGTGCCCCGACCGTGTGCCGCTGCTCAGCACCCCGGGTGACCCGGCGCGCGAAGTCGCGTGCTGGCTGCACCCCGTCGGTTCCCCCTGA
- a CDS encoding GH1 family beta-glucosidase produces the protein MTETTAATADQQALIDTLPPDFRWGVATAAYQIEGAVAEDGRTPSIWDTFCRVPWAIDNNDNGDVACDHYHRMPSDIELVRELGADTYRFSVAWPRVQPRGRGGVNEAGLGFYDRLVDETLSRGITPWLTLYHWDLPQELEDAGGWPARDTAYRFADYAMLVFDRLSDRVRHWTTLNEPWCSAMHGYVHGVMAPGRRDYAAGLHAVHHLLLGHGLATQRMREAAPPDTQFGITLNMCTADPATDSEEDVRAARQADGLGVRVYLDPLVHGRYPEDVVDDLASRGVKLPIQDGDLSIISTPLDFLGVNYYFGQQFSGVDENGSSVDDEGVPASRVVPFGEPTTAMGWEILPGKFTELLTRLGRDYPGLPMYITENGSAFDDDPDSSGFVRDEGRTAYLASHIAAVAAAREAGADVRGYFAWSLLDNFEWAYGYAKRFGLIRVDYETQERTIKQSGYFYRDTVRRVRGS, from the coding sequence TTGACCGAGACCACCGCCGCGACCGCCGACCAGCAGGCGCTGATCGACACCCTGCCGCCGGACTTCCGCTGGGGCGTGGCCACCGCCGCGTACCAGATCGAAGGCGCGGTCGCGGAAGACGGACGCACACCGTCCATCTGGGACACGTTCTGCCGGGTCCCGTGGGCGATCGACAACAACGACAACGGTGACGTGGCGTGCGACCACTACCACCGGATGCCGTCGGACATCGAGCTGGTGCGCGAACTGGGCGCGGACACATACCGCTTTTCCGTGGCGTGGCCCCGGGTCCAGCCGCGCGGCCGCGGCGGCGTCAACGAGGCCGGCCTCGGGTTCTACGACCGGCTGGTCGACGAGACGCTGAGCCGCGGGATCACGCCGTGGCTGACGCTGTACCACTGGGACCTGCCGCAGGAACTGGAGGACGCGGGCGGCTGGCCCGCGCGTGACACGGCGTACCGGTTCGCGGACTACGCGATGCTGGTGTTCGACCGGCTTTCCGATCGCGTCCGCCACTGGACGACGCTGAACGAGCCGTGGTGCTCGGCGATGCACGGGTACGTCCACGGCGTGATGGCGCCGGGGCGGCGGGACTACGCGGCCGGCCTGCACGCGGTGCACCACCTGCTGCTCGGCCACGGGCTCGCGACGCAGCGAATGCGCGAGGCCGCGCCGCCGGACACGCAGTTCGGCATCACCCTCAACATGTGCACGGCCGACCCGGCGACGGATTCCGAGGAAGACGTCCGCGCGGCCCGCCAGGCGGACGGCCTCGGCGTCCGCGTGTACCTGGATCCGCTGGTGCACGGGCGCTACCCGGAAGACGTGGTGGACGACCTGGCTTCGCGCGGCGTCAAGCTGCCGATCCAGGACGGCGACCTGTCGATCATTTCGACGCCGCTGGACTTCCTGGGCGTGAACTACTACTTCGGCCAGCAGTTCTCGGGCGTGGACGAGAACGGCTCTTCCGTGGACGACGAGGGCGTCCCGGCTTCGCGAGTGGTCCCGTTCGGCGAACCGACGACGGCGATGGGCTGGGAGATCCTGCCGGGCAAGTTCACGGAGCTGCTGACCCGGCTGGGTCGCGACTACCCGGGCCTGCCGATGTACATCACGGAGAACGGCTCGGCCTTCGACGACGACCCCGACTCTTCCGGCTTTGTCCGCGACGAGGGCCGAACGGCCTACTTGGCTTCGCACATCGCGGCCGTGGCGGCGGCTCGTGAGGCCGGGGCGGACGTGCGCGGGTACTTCGCGTGGTCCCTTTTGGACAACTTCGAGTGGGCCTACGGGTACGCGAAGCGGTTCGGGCTGATCCGGGTGGACTACGAGACGCAGGAACGCACGATCAAGCAGAGCGGCTACTTCTACCGCGACACCGTCCGGCGGGTGCGCGGCAGCTGA